The Polyangiaceae bacterium genome includes a region encoding these proteins:
- a CDS encoding serine protein kinase, translated as MSDSGYTASDKGAKGEAKSMVAAIAAMQDYDRYRDLSWDGSFEEYLAIIRERPQVTRNAFQRVYDMVISHGTEEYIDNKKRLIRYNFFRDEVDGGRDAIFGLDIPVMRLMSVLKAAAENYGPEKRVILLHGPVGSSKSTIARLLKKGLERYCASPEGALYTFSWVNLSDTGLGSGGADVFDSPMHEEPLKLIPLEWRDKAIERLHLSNEKYKVRVEGELDPASRFIFKGLLEKYHGDWGKVVENHVRVRRLVLSEKDRIGIGTFQPKDEKNQDSTELTGDINYRRIAEYGSDSDPRAFNFDGEFNIANRGIVEFVEVLKLDVAFLYDLLGASQEHRIKPKKFAQTDIDEVIVGHTNEAEYKRLLNNEFMEALRDRTIKIDIPYITKLSDEIKIYEKDFSQDRVRGKHVAPHTLEVAAMWAVLTRLEEPKKHNLQLIQKMKLYDGKVLPGYTQDTVKELRKESKREGMEGISPRYVQDKISNALVSEAGEGTINPFMVLNELEKGLTHHSLITNEEQRKRYRETIGIVKREYEEIVKNEVQRAISADEEAISKLAANYIDNIKAYALKEKVKNKYTGQDEEPDERLMRSIEEKIEVPDNRKDDFRREIMNYIGARAVEGKKFDWQSNDRLRRALELKLFEDQKDSIKLKTLVSAVVDKETQEKIDIIKSRLMRYFGYNEVSATDVLNYVASIFARGDAKS; from the coding sequence ATGAGCGATTCCGGTTACACCGCGAGCGACAAGGGCGCGAAGGGCGAGGCGAAGAGCATGGTCGCGGCCATCGCGGCCATGCAGGACTACGATCGCTACCGCGATCTCTCCTGGGACGGCAGCTTCGAGGAGTACCTCGCCATCATCCGCGAGCGGCCCCAGGTCACGCGCAACGCCTTCCAGCGCGTCTACGACATGGTCATCTCGCACGGCACGGAAGAGTACATCGACAACAAGAAGCGGCTCATTCGCTACAACTTCTTCCGCGACGAGGTGGACGGCGGGCGTGACGCGATCTTCGGCTTGGACATCCCGGTGATGCGCTTGATGAGCGTGCTCAAGGCCGCCGCCGAGAACTACGGCCCCGAGAAGCGCGTGATCTTGCTGCACGGGCCGGTGGGCTCCAGCAAGAGCACCATCGCGCGGCTGCTCAAGAAGGGCTTGGAGCGTTACTGCGCGAGCCCGGAGGGCGCGCTCTACACCTTCAGCTGGGTGAACCTCTCGGACACGGGCCTGGGCAGCGGCGGTGCCGACGTCTTCGACTCGCCCATGCACGAGGAGCCGCTCAAGCTCATCCCGCTCGAGTGGCGCGACAAGGCCATCGAGCGGCTTCACCTCTCGAACGAGAAGTACAAGGTCCGCGTCGAAGGCGAGCTCGATCCCGCGAGCCGCTTCATCTTCAAGGGCTTGCTCGAGAAGTACCACGGCGACTGGGGCAAGGTCGTCGAGAACCACGTGCGCGTGCGCCGGTTGGTGCTCTCCGAGAAGGACCGCATCGGCATCGGTACCTTCCAGCCCAAGGACGAGAAGAACCAGGACTCGACCGAGCTGACCGGCGACATCAACTACCGGAGGATCGCCGAATACGGCTCGGACAGTGACCCTCGCGCCTTCAACTTCGACGGCGAGTTCAACATCGCCAACCGCGGCATCGTCGAGTTCGTCGAGGTCTTGAAGCTGGACGTGGCGTTCCTCTACGACCTGCTCGGAGCGTCGCAGGAGCACCGCATCAAGCCCAAGAAGTTCGCGCAGACGGACATCGACGAGGTGATCGTCGGTCACACCAACGAGGCCGAGTACAAGCGCCTGTTGAACAACGAGTTCATGGAGGCCTTGCGCGACCGCACCATCAAGATCGACATCCCGTACATCACCAAGCTCTCCGACGAGATCAAGATCTACGAGAAAGACTTCTCGCAGGACCGCGTGCGAGGGAAACACGTGGCGCCGCACACGCTGGAGGTGGCGGCGATGTGGGCCGTGCTCACCCGGTTGGAGGAGCCGAAGAAGCACAACCTGCAGCTGATCCAGAAGATGAAGCTCTACGACGGCAAGGTGCTGCCGGGCTACACGCAGGACACGGTCAAGGAGCTGCGCAAGGAGAGCAAGCGCGAGGGCATGGAGGGCATCAGCCCGCGTTACGTGCAGGACAAGATCTCCAACGCGTTGGTGAGCGAGGCCGGCGAGGGCACCATCAACCCGTTCATGGTGCTGAACGAGCTGGAGAAGGGCCTGACCCACCACTCGCTGATCACCAACGAGGAACAGCGCAAGCGCTACCGTGAGACCATCGGTATCGTGAAGCGAGAGTACGAGGAGATCGTCAAGAACGAGGTGCAGCGTGCCATCAGCGCCGACGAAGAGGCGATCAGCAAGCTGGCGGCGAACTACATCGACAACATCAAGGCCTACGCGCTCAAAGAGAAGGTCAAGAACAAGTACACCGGCCAGGACGAGGAGCCCGACGAGCGCCTGATGCGGTCCATCGAGGAGAAGATCGAGGTCCCGGACAACCGCAAGGACGACTTCCGCCGCGAGATCATGAACTACATCGGCGCCCGGGCCGTGGAGGGCAAGAAGTTCGACTGGCAGTCGAACGACCGCCTGCGCCGGGCGCTGGAGCTCAAGCTGTTCGAGGACCAGAAGGACAGCATCAAGCTCAAGACCTTGGTCTCCGCCGTGGTGGACAAGGAGACGCAGGAGAAGATCGACATCATCAAGAGCCGGCTCATGCGCTACTTCGGCTACAACGAGGTCAGCGCCACCGACGTCTTGAACTACGTCGCGAGCATCTTCGCCCGCGGCGACGCGAAGAGCTGA
- a CDS encoding PAS domain-containing protein — translation MSEPLTMILPAVVTAVLGAVAALGVARRARVRERALESELAQLRAGVAEHEEIAKRAADANPDAVVLFDELGGILYANPSARELFFEGEAPEGKNFLRLLASAPEPLREALSGETERLFTVDLEGQRETYHVCRCPVAMRGEPHTMLIVKLLTKEVSRREVDTLKNVVRVVSHEVNNSLAPITSLVSSARLMLDRPEHLPKLGSALDTIEERARHLQSFLEGYAGLARLPLPRPSAVSFGPLLEHLRSLYPGVRWPEAPEKSGYFDAAQIEQVLINVVKNAVEAGSSAESIEVSLGVDASGTTRFEVADRGRGLSSEALESALLPLYTTKEKGSGIGLTICREIVDAHGGSLSLANREGGGAVVTLLLPGKKKPDAATQRSRTRLTLSRT, via the coding sequence ATGAGCGAGCCGTTGACGATGATTCTACCCGCGGTCGTGACAGCCGTGCTCGGCGCCGTGGCCGCGCTCGGCGTCGCGCGTCGCGCCCGTGTGCGCGAGCGAGCGCTGGAGAGCGAGCTCGCGCAGCTCCGCGCCGGCGTCGCCGAGCACGAGGAGATCGCGAAGCGCGCGGCCGACGCCAACCCGGACGCAGTGGTGCTGTTCGACGAGCTCGGCGGCATCCTCTATGCGAACCCCTCCGCCCGCGAGCTGTTCTTCGAGGGCGAAGCGCCGGAGGGGAAGAACTTTCTGCGCCTGCTCGCCTCGGCGCCGGAGCCGCTGCGCGAGGCGCTCTCCGGCGAGACCGAGCGCCTGTTCACGGTGGACCTGGAGGGACAGCGCGAGACCTACCATGTGTGCCGTTGCCCCGTCGCCATGCGAGGCGAGCCCCACACCATGCTGATCGTGAAGCTCCTGACCAAGGAGGTGTCGCGGCGCGAGGTGGACACGCTGAAGAACGTCGTGCGCGTGGTGAGCCACGAGGTGAACAACTCGCTGGCGCCCATCACCTCACTGGTCAGCTCCGCGCGCCTGATGCTGGACAGGCCCGAGCACCTGCCGAAGCTCGGCAGCGCCTTGGACACCATCGAGGAGCGGGCGCGCCACCTTCAGAGCTTCCTCGAGGGCTACGCGGGGCTGGCGCGGCTGCCGCTGCCGCGCCCGTCGGCCGTGAGCTTCGGCCCGCTGCTCGAGCACCTGCGCTCGCTCTACCCCGGCGTGCGCTGGCCGGAGGCTCCGGAGAAGTCGGGGTACTTCGACGCCGCCCAGATCGAGCAGGTGCTCATCAACGTGGTGAAGAACGCCGTCGAAGCGGGCAGCTCGGCCGAGTCGATCGAGGTCTCGCTCGGCGTGGACGCCTCCGGCACCACCCGCTTCGAGGTGGCCGACCGCGGGCGAGGCCTCTCGAGCGAGGCGCTGGAGAGCGCGCTCCTGCCGCTCTACACCACCAAGGAGAAGGGCTCCGGCATCGGGCTGACCATCTGCCGCGAGATCGTGGACGCCCACGGCGGAAGCCTGAGCCTCGCCAACCGCGAGGGCGGCGGCGCGGTGGTGACGTTGCTCCTGCCGGGGAAGAAGAAGCCGGACGCCGCGACGCAGAGGTCGCGGACCCGGCTCACGCTCTCCCGTACCTGA